The genomic interval GAAAAGCTCCTAATAGATAATAAATTTTTATTAGAACTAGTTTATCATTCAAAACAAAGGGATGAAACTTTAATATGACATGCTGTTGTCAGGTTAATTGGCTTATACTAATGAATAAGAATAATTTTAGGATTTCATATAAAAGAGGATGGTTAGATGGAAACTAGATGCGCCTGGGCAAATTCCAGTGATTTGATGCGAGAATATCATGATAAAGAGTGGTGTGTTCCGAACGATAATGATCAATATTTGTTTGAAATGTTAGTCTTAGAAGGTGCGCAAGCAGGGTTATCTTGGTCTATTGTGTTAAAGAAGAGAGAAGCTTACAGGAAAGCTTTTCATCATTTCGATTTAGAATACTGTGCAAATCTGACAGAATTAGAAATGGAAGATATCCGATTGAATACGGATGTTGTTAAACACCCATTGAAGATTAAATCGGTTAAAAGCAATGCTTTAGCTATTATGGACATCCAAAAAGAATATGGCAGCTTTGCTTCATTTTTATGGTCCTATGTAGATGGAAAACCAATCATATCCAACTGGCAGTATGATAGCCAAATTCCAGCACAAAGTGAGCTGTCTATAAAAGTAAGTAAAGATTTGAAAAAGAGAGGCTTCAAATTTGTAGGACCCGTAACTATCTATTCCTATCTTCAAGCAATAGGAATAGTCAACGACCATATTATCACTTGCACCTTTCATAAGAATAAGTGATTCAAGAACTGACCTTTTGCTTCCCATTTATGGTATAATAATAACAATTAGATGAATGGAGGGTTGCTTTAAGATGTGGAATTCTATCTCGATTTTATACTTTATGTAACTAATTTAATAGTACTTAAAGGCTCTGCCTGTGTGTAGAGTAATCGGGATTAGTATGCCTATTTTTAAATAAACCTTTCATTAACGGTTGTAAATAATTGTTATGGTGTAAAGGGAGGAGAGAATTCTACTCTCTTTTCGTGTCTTCTAGCTAGAAATAATACTTATTTTTGAGCACCTATTTTTCTATAAAATTAGGGTTGTTTCTTAACGAAGTATTTTTCTGTTAGAAAACAAGGCATAGTTTTTTCATATCCTTTTTCCGATTATTTCAAAACACAGGCAGAACAGACCTGTGTTTTTTTATAAGCAGAATGGAGGAATCTAAATGGAAGAAAGACAAAAAGCGATAGTAGTAGGTGTTCATTATGATAAGAAAGAAGACTTTTCAAATTCGATGGAAGAGCTCGCTCAATTAGCAGAGGCTTGTGATATAGAAGTAGTTGGTGAAGTAACACAGAAATTAGATCGGGTTCATTCAGGTCACTATATTGGAAAGGGAAAGCTTCAGGAATTAGCGGTATTGCTAGATGAGAAGGATGTGGAAATAGTTCTTTTCAATGATGAGCTATCGCCTTCCCAAGTTCGTAATTTAGAAGAAGCTACAAATTGCCGAATTATTGATCGAACAGTATTGATTTTAGACATTTTTGCCCAAAGAGCAAAGACAAAAGAAGCGATGCTACAGGTGGAAATTGCAAAATTGCAATATATGCTTCCTCGGTTAGCAGGTTTAGGCGAATCATTAGGACGCCAAGGAGGAGGATCTGGACTCATAAATAGAGGGTCTGGGGAAACAAAGTTAGAATTAGATCGAAGACGAATTGAGGACAAAATCAGTCGATTGCATAAGGAGTTGGATACACTTGTTGTCCAACGTCAGAATCAACGAAAAATGAGAAAAAAGAAAGAAATGCCAAGTATTGCACTAGTTGGCTATACGAACGCTGGAAAGTCGACCTTAATGAATGTGCTGATGGAAAAATACCAAGCTGCGGCAGAGAAAAAAGTGTTCGAAAAGAATATGTTGTTTGCGACACTTGAAACATCTGTCCGAAATATTACTTTATCAAATAATAAATCCTTTTTATTAACAGATACAGTCGGATTCATTAGCAAATTGCCGCACCAATTAGTAAAAGCATTCAGGTCCACTTTAGAGGAAGTGGCAGAAGCAGATTTGCTTATCCATGTTGTAGATTATTCTAATCCGAATTATAAAGAGCAAATAAATGTTACAGAAAAGACTCTAAAAGAGCTCGGTGCAGAGAATATCCCGACTATATATGCCTTTAATAAGGTGGATTTAGCAAATGGCGAAGTTTCAATGGCAGGAACAGAGGCAGTCTACCTTTCTGCGAAAAAACAAATCGGAATAAATGAGCTAGTTGAAGCCATTACTCAAAATATCTTTAAACAGTATATTTCCTGTGAAATGAATATCCCATATGATAAAGGAAATATCTTATCTTATTTAAAGGAAAAGGCAAACATCCTATCAACAGAATACAAGGAAGATGGAGTAACCATTTCGATTGAATGCAGAGAAGAAGACTATAATAGATATCAAGAATACGTAATTTAAGAAAAACAGAAGGGGCGGTTCTACAAATTCCGTTTTGGTGGGAAGAACAGCATAAGAACCGTCCCCTTGTTTCATTCTACATCCTGCACATAAATGGAAAAATCTGCTGATTCTCCATTTACGATTAAGGTTCCATCGTCAGTGAAACGTGGAACGACTAATCGTTCTTTTATTTTATTGAATATGGGTAGTTCTCCTAAGGCATCGTCCTCTAATTGATATAATTTCACTGTATCGGAGTTTTTCTCTATTACACTTAAAGCAATGTAATTTTTATATATGGCATAAGTGCTAAAGGGGGGCGTCTTTATTTTATGAAATTTGCCATCAGATATATCAATGTACCCTAAAGTAGATGGGTCCTCATCTTCATTGGAAAAGGAAGCATATATCCTATTATCTATTAAAGTAACATTTTCGGCCGACTTATAAGGAACTCCATATTTTCCAATCCTTTCTAGAGTCGTTATATCATAAACATAGAAAGCTGTAACATTGCTGTTATTTTTTGTGAATTGTTCAGGAATAACAAGGAAGGTATCATATAAATCAGCCTTGCTATTTCTTCCAATTCCTATGTTTTCATGTATAATGTCCTCCTCCATGGTTGTTAAGTTTAGCCGCTTATACCCATAAGAATCACTATAAATCATCCTATTGTCTTTAAGCTGAATATCCCCAATAACATGGTTTATTTGTTTTGGCTGTATTTGTGTTTTTCGATCTAAAATATAAACGTTGTCGTTTTCTTCTCCCCAAACAAGCCAATTTTCATTCGCGGCCATCGTATAAATATCAATATCTTCCGTAGACTCAACAAGTACTTGCTGTGAGTGGGATGTCAGTGAATAGGAATAGATGGTTTTGTTATCGGCAAAAATTAATTCATTCGTACTTCTTATAAAAATAGAACGGATTAAAGAAGAATAATCTACGCTTGGAATGGTTACCTTTTCCAATGGAGTGTCAAAATCTACATGAGATGAAAGCCGGTCTATTAAAGAAGGGCCAACTAAAAGCATAAGTAAAGCAAGGATAGCGAGTGTACTAAAAATGGGACGGAGCAATCTTCTTTTAGGAGGAGTCAAACTTTGCATCTTAGTAGTATTTGCTTTTTGTAAAATTCTTTGTTTATTTTCTTCGGAAAGAGTTATCTCATTAGGGATTGTTTCATCTAATAATTGTTTAACGTTTTTTGACATGGTCCGTCTCCTCCTCACTAATTGTTAATTGGGCTTTTTTTCGTCCTCTTGCTAGTCTAGTTTTTACTGTGTTACTGGAACAGTTTAATATATCGCTAATTTCTTTAACGGATAATTCAGCATAATAATATAACCATATTACTTCCTTATATTTCGTTGGAAGTTTATTAAGCAAGGCAGCAATATACGATTTGTCTTCTTGTTTTAAATAAGCTTCTTCAGGAGTCTCTTTTTCAATAAGAAAAGTACTAACAATCTTGGATACTTCTATTTTTCGAAAGGCCCAGCTTTTAAAATAATTTCTGCATTCATTTACGGTTATCCGGTATAAATATGTTTTAACGCTAGATCTGCCCTCAAATTGATCCAGGTGTAAGTAATAACGGATGAACACTTCCTGCACAATATCCTCGGCTTTTTCTTTGTCCTTTACAAGAGCATAAGCAAGCCGTGTTAAATAGTGACCGTAGGCATCCATCGCGTTTGTAAGCAATTTATCTCTTTCTTGCTTTTCCAAATTCCCCTCTCCTTTCTACCTACAGATTAGACAAAACAAACAAAAGAACGGTTTCTATTTTCAAAGATTTTATGAATTTAATTTATCCCAATTAATTCTAGCACTATAAGTTCTGAAACGTTCATATAATCTAAAAAGGAAGCGGAGGGGGTCCGGATAGATGAATGTTCTTGATTGCGTAATTATTGGTGCAGGTCCAGCGGGAATGAGTGCAGCGCTTATGCTAGGGAGAGCTAAGCGGAATATCGTTGTATTGGATGATGGGACGAATCGAAATAGGGTTAGTCATGAATCCCATGGTTTTATTACAAGAGATGGGATAAGTCCTCAGATGTTTAAAGAATTAGGCATACATGATTTATTGAAATATCCAAGCATTTCTTATTTTAAAGCGACGGTAACGGACGTTGAAAAGGTAAGTGGGAAAGGCGGGCTACTGCTTGTCAAAACAAAGAATCAAGACGAATACTTAACAGAAAAGCTAATTTTAGCGACAGGTGTCCAAGAGGTAATTCCTGTTCCAAATGCAAGGCAATATTATGGGAAGAGTCTATTCAGTTGTCCGTACTGTGATGGATGGGAGTTAAAGGATCAAGCTCTCATTGTTATTGCCCATACGGAAGCACAAGCCTTACATATGGGGAAATTAATTTACCATTGGTCAAAGGATTTAGTAATCGCAACAAATGGAGCAGCTGTTTCAGCGAAAACAAAAGAGATTTTTCAGAACCGAAATATTCCTATAATAACAGAACCGGTAAAAAATCTATTAGGGGAAAATGGGTATCTTCAGCAAATAGAATTTAAATCTGGGAAAAGAATCGCAAGAACAGGTGGTTTTATTGTTCCTTCTTATTATCGTTCCAATCAATTTGTGGAGCAGCTTGGATTGGAAGTTCACCCTAATGGAGTAGTAGTAACAGATGGATCTGGTCGCACCACCTGTAAAAATGTTTATGTAGCAGGAGAAGCAGAAAAAGCAGGTGCCTCCACTATTCTCATGTCCGCAGCAGACGGAAGTAAGACCGCAGTTGCAGTGAATACAGACCTTATGGTGGAGCGCTTTTAATGGAAGTAGAGGGACGGTTCTACTGCTTCCGCCCCCCAAGCCAATGATTCCCTACCCTCTTGTCATCGGCAATTGGTTGCTGCTTTTTTTAACGAGTAAATATTGGATGACATCAATATTGCTTGCTTTGAATGAAGCGGCGCATGCTTGTAAGTATAGATTCCACATCCGAATAAAGCGTTCATCCTTTGTTTTGCGAATTTCATCTAGATGAGTGATAAAGTTTGCATGCCACATTTCTAATGTTTTTTGATAATGGCGGCGAAGACTTTCTAAATCTACTAATTGCAGATTTTCTGTTGTCATATGGCTAACAAGCTCCGCAACACCAGGAATATAACCCCCAGGGAAAATATATTTATTTATCCACGCGTTGGTTGCCCCTCCTTGTTGGCGAGAAATTCCATGGATTAAGGCAGCACCATCATCTTTTAACAAATAGTGTACTTGTTGGAAGTAAGCTTGAAGATTTTCCTTTCCCACATGCTCAAACATCCCCACGCTAGTGATACGATCGAATGTAACGTCCTTTAAATCACGATAATCCATTAAATGGACGGTTACACTATCCGATATTCCTTTTTCTTTTGCCATTTGCACTACATAGTCATACTGTTCTTGGCTTAAAGTGATGCCGGTTGCCTTTACCTGATAGTCTTGTACAGCAGTAAAAATAAGATTCCCCCACCCACAGCCAATGTCTAAAAGGTGCTGGCCAGGAGAGAGATTTAATTTTTTTAAGATATGATCCACTTTATTTTGCTGTGCCGTTTCTAAAGTGTCTTCAGAATTCTTGAAATAGGCACATGAATAGGTCATGGAACGATCTAACCAAATGTTATAAAAATCATTGCCAATATCGTAATGATTTTGTACATCTTCTCTACTCTTCGTTTTTGTATGGGACTGTTTGGGAATAAACTTTCTAAACTTATTACTTTGCATAAAGCTGGATGCATTTTCATAGGCAGAAGCAATTAAGTCCTTGATACTCCCCTTTATTTCTATTTTTTCATCCATATACGCTTCTCCTAAAGCTAGTGACGCGTTGTTGTAAATGTCTTTAATCCGAATAGGTTTTTTAAAAATAAGCTCTACTGTGGGGTTACCATTACCATAAACAGTCGTCTTTCCATCCCAATAAGTAACCTTTACAGGAATGGTGAAGGAATTGCTTAAAATAGATTTATATACAGTCTTTTCAAACACATCATCCACTTCTTTCTTTCCCAATATATATGTATAATTTTACCTCTTTCTCGTTAAATATGTGGTCATTATGCTCAGGGGAGTCTAAGAAAAAACAATCAATACAAGGAAGTGTAATGGTAAAATAGATAAAAGAAATGAAAAGAAAGGAACGATTTTCTTTCCATTCAAGACGGAAGAGCATCGAAAATATCTTTGTATGGAGAAGGATAAAAATGACCATAACAACCATTAACCAAACGAATCGTGAAAAAGTAAAGTTGTTTTTTCAAGCTCATTGGGGGAGTCCAGAAATGGTACTTTCCACTGGTATATACGACTGTAGCACCCTAGAAGGATGCATGGTATGTAATGAAACGCAAGAAATTATTGGCCTGATTACCTATATAATAAGAGATTCAGAGTGCGAAATTATCTCTTTAGACAGCTTAATAGAGGGAAAAGGTATTGGTACAACACTTCTAAATATGGTGGAAGAGATAGCTGGAAAAATGGGTTGTAACAAAATCAAACTAATCACAACAAATGATAATTTATTAGCATTAAAGTTTTATCAAAAAAGAGGCTATTACTTTTCAGAATTGTTAGTGGGTGCAGTAAAAGAGGCCAGAAAAATAAAACCAGAGATTCCTCTCCTTGGAAATGACGGCATTCCTATTAGAGATGAAATAGTGCTTGTAAAGAAGTTAGCAGATAACGTACAATAAAATATTTTTGAGGTGAGAAATTTGACGATAACATTAGCATTTTACGAAGAAAAATATATACCGGAGCTAGAAAACTATCTTTTATCGGGGGAACAGCTATATTATACAAGTATCCCTCTTGACGCATTAGAACTATGTTTAGTAGAAGAGGAGCGCTACCCTATCGTTATATTAAAAGATGGTACGGTTACTGGCTTTTTTGTCCTTCATGGATGGGAGGGAGTAAAAGATTATAGTGAGAACAGGGATGCCATTCTTTTACGAGCTTATTCTATTCATCATTCCTATCAGGGTCAGGGAATTGGAAGAGAATCAATGGAACAGTTATTTCCTTTTATAAAAGAACAGTTTCCAGTTAAAAATGAAGTGATTTTGGCCGTAAATGTGCATAACATTCGTGCACAATATGTTTATAAAAAAGCGGGATTTGAGGATACTGGAAGAAAGGTAATGGGAAAAAAAGGGGCACTCATCATTTTTAGCCGAGAAGTATTATGAAGGACTGTTTAATGGAAGCAGTCTCGAATAAAATAGTTGCAAAATGCAAATAATTAGCTATAATAAAAATAGCTTCAATATTTTAATAAAGGAAGGAGGATTTTTGATGGAAAATCTCCGCGAGGTTTTACAAATTACCATGAGAAGATTCGGGGTGCTTGATAAAAATTGTTGTTCCATTGGCAATACGGAAATATCCCTTGTCCAAAGCCACATTTTATATGAAATTGATAAAAGAAATAATCCGTCGATGCAAGAAATCGCAGAGGTAATTGGAATGGATATTACCACCTTTAGCAGGCAAATTCAATCTTTAGTAAAAATGGAGTTAGTGAATAAGCAACAGTCAATGAATGATAAAAGAGTATATGTACTCCAATTAACAATGCAAGGAAAAGCCATTGCGACTTCTATTGATAATCAAATGAATCAATATTTAGATGAAGTTTTTTCCTTTATGACAGACTTTGAAAAGGATATGGTAATCCGTTCGTTAAAATTATTAAATAGTTCCATGGCTAAAAGTACTATGTGCTGTCACCCGGTTAAGTAATAATGGCAAGGAGAGTCGCTATGTTCCATTCCATGATTTGTGGAATAGAGAAGTAGGTAACATAGCCTTTGATATAATAGTTGTATTTTGCAAATAAAAGGAGGGGGAAGAAATGTGGTATGAGGTATTGAAAAGCTTTATATGGCTTGTAATTGAATTAACAGCTCTATTCATTATTGTTTCTTTTATTATAAGCCTTCTTCAAGGATTTATCCGTTACGATAAGGTGAAGGGATGGATGAAAAAGGCACCTCCTATTGTTAGTGCTTTAATTGCTGTGCTTTTTGCCTTTATCACACCTTTTTGTTCCTGTTCGACAATACCAATTGTCGTAAATCTACTGAGAAATAATATTCGTTTTAGTACGGTAATGATTTTCCTTTTCTCATCTCCGGTTCTAGACCCGACTATTTTAACAGTGATGACCGTTTTAATGGGTTGGAAAGTAGCGCTTTATTATACGTTGATTACAACGATTCTTTCGATTATTCTCGGGTTTGTGCTGGAAAAATGGGGATTTGAAAAAGAAGTGAAAAATGTCATCATTAAAAATGCTCTTCAGGAAGAAAAGGGATTTAACTTAAGAAATACGTTTTCGGAAATTCTGACATTAATGAAAACTGTTTATCCATTTCTGATCATTGGGGCAGGGATTGGAGCGGTGATAGGGGGAGTCGTACCAACGGAGTTCGTGGCAACATACCTTGGAGGGGAAAACTGGTGGTTGGTTCCACTAGCAGCGATTATCGGAATTCCTTTATACATTCGATTATCATCGATGATTCCAATTTCCCAGATTCTTATTGCAAAAGGCATGGCACTTGGACCGGTTATGGCGATGATGATTAGTTCAGCAGGAGCTAGCCTTCCAGAATTAAGTTTATTAAATAGTATCTTTAAGCGAAAATTAGTGTTTGCGTTTGTTTTATCGGTTATCTCGATGTCTACGATTTCAGGCTTTTTGTTTTATTTTATATAGAGGGAAACCAATCAGTAGGAGGAGTGATTTATCATGAACATTTTTAAAAAAATAATCAAAAAAGAGCAGAAAAATGATTGCTGTAACATTATGATAGAAGAAGTAGGAGAAAAGCAAGAGAACTGCTGTGAGGTGAAGGAGGAGAATAAGGATGAGCGTAAAGCTTGAGAAGATTTTGCAGGAGTATTGGGAAGAGATAGCAACTATCTATAGATTGGGCATTCAATCCAGACATGCAACATTTGAGACTAGTGTTCCAGATTGGGAGAAGTGGAGCAGTAGTAAAGATTTATCTTCAAGCTTTGTTTTAGTGGATGAAGAAGTGAATAGAGTGATTGGTTGGGCTGCTATCAGCAAAGTATCGAATCGCAGGGTGTATCAAGGAGTTGGAGAGCATAGTGTTTATCTGCATCCGGATTATCATCGTAAAGGATATGGGAGATTTTTATTAGAAAAATTAATTGAACATTCTGAATCAAATGGCTACTGGACACTACAATCAGGTATTTTTCCAGAAAATATTGCAAGTATCCAGCTCCATAAAAGCTGTGGATTTAGAAGTGTTGGGATTCGTGAAAAAATTGGAAAGCTAGACGGTGAGTGGAGAGATGTAGTATTGATGGAAAGAAGAAGTATGAAATATTGATTTTTTAAGCCGAGAAGGAAGATGGATACTTTCTCGGCTTATTGTATTTAAAAACACAAATACAATAAGCCGCTAGAAATTGCCTAATACAAAATTAAAAAAAAT from Niallia sp. FSL W8-0635 carries:
- a CDS encoding DNA-3-methyladenine glycosylase I, which produces METRCAWANSSDLMREYHDKEWCVPNDNDQYLFEMLVLEGAQAGLSWSIVLKKREAYRKAFHHFDLEYCANLTELEMEDIRLNTDVVKHPLKIKSVKSNALAIMDIQKEYGSFASFLWSYVDGKPIISNWQYDSQIPAQSELSIKVSKDLKKRGFKFVGPVTIYSYLQAIGIVNDHIITCTFHKNK
- the hflX gene encoding GTPase HflX yields the protein MEERQKAIVVGVHYDKKEDFSNSMEELAQLAEACDIEVVGEVTQKLDRVHSGHYIGKGKLQELAVLLDEKDVEIVLFNDELSPSQVRNLEEATNCRIIDRTVLILDIFAQRAKTKEAMLQVEIAKLQYMLPRLAGLGESLGRQGGGSGLINRGSGETKLELDRRRIEDKISRLHKELDTLVVQRQNQRKMRKKKEMPSIALVGYTNAGKSTLMNVLMEKYQAAAEKKVFEKNMLFATLETSVRNITLSNNKSFLLTDTVGFISKLPHQLVKAFRSTLEEVAEADLLIHVVDYSNPNYKEQINVTEKTLKELGAENIPTIYAFNKVDLANGEVSMAGTEAVYLSAKKQIGINELVEAITQNIFKQYISCEMNIPYDKGNILSYLKEKANILSTEYKEDGVTISIECREEDYNRYQEYVI
- a CDS encoding sigma-70 family RNA polymerase sigma factor, which translates into the protein MEKQERDKLLTNAMDAYGHYLTRLAYALVKDKEKAEDIVQEVFIRYYLHLDQFEGRSSVKTYLYRITVNECRNYFKSWAFRKIEVSKIVSTFLIEKETPEEAYLKQEDKSYIAALLNKLPTKYKEVIWLYYYAELSVKEISDILNCSSNTVKTRLARGRKKAQLTISEEETDHVKKR
- a CDS encoding NAD(P)/FAD-dependent oxidoreductase, which encodes MNVLDCVIIGAGPAGMSAALMLGRAKRNIVVLDDGTNRNRVSHESHGFITRDGISPQMFKELGIHDLLKYPSISYFKATVTDVEKVSGKGGLLLVKTKNQDEYLTEKLILATGVQEVIPVPNARQYYGKSLFSCPYCDGWELKDQALIVIAHTEAQALHMGKLIYHWSKDLVIATNGAAVSAKTKEIFQNRNIPIITEPVKNLLGENGYLQQIEFKSGKRIARTGGFIVPSYYRSNQFVEQLGLEVHPNGVVVTDGSGRTTCKNVYVAGEAEKAGASTILMSAADGSKTAVAVNTDLMVERF
- a CDS encoding cyclopropane-fatty-acyl-phospholipid synthase family protein, with the translated sequence MFEKTVYKSILSNSFTIPVKVTYWDGKTTVYGNGNPTVELIFKKPIRIKDIYNNASLALGEAYMDEKIEIKGSIKDLIASAYENASSFMQSNKFRKFIPKQSHTKTKSREDVQNHYDIGNDFYNIWLDRSMTYSCAYFKNSEDTLETAQQNKVDHILKKLNLSPGQHLLDIGCGWGNLIFTAVQDYQVKATGITLSQEQYDYVVQMAKEKGISDSVTVHLMDYRDLKDVTFDRITSVGMFEHVGKENLQAYFQQVHYLLKDDGAALIHGISRQQGGATNAWINKYIFPGGYIPGVAELVSHMTTENLQLVDLESLRRHYQKTLEMWHANFITHLDEIRKTKDERFIRMWNLYLQACAASFKASNIDVIQYLLVKKSSNQLPMTRG
- a CDS encoding GNAT family N-acetyltransferase codes for the protein MTITTINQTNREKVKLFFQAHWGSPEMVLSTGIYDCSTLEGCMVCNETQEIIGLITYIIRDSECEIISLDSLIEGKGIGTTLLNMVEEIAGKMGCNKIKLITTNDNLLALKFYQKRGYYFSELLVGAVKEARKIKPEIPLLGNDGIPIRDEIVLVKKLADNVQ
- a CDS encoding GNAT family N-acetyltransferase; protein product: MRNLTITLAFYEEKYIPELENYLLSGEQLYYTSIPLDALELCLVEEERYPIVILKDGTVTGFFVLHGWEGVKDYSENRDAILLRAYSIHHSYQGQGIGRESMEQLFPFIKEQFPVKNEVILAVNVHNIRAQYVYKKAGFEDTGRKVMGKKGALIIFSREVL
- a CDS encoding MarR family winged helix-turn-helix transcriptional regulator translates to MENLREVLQITMRRFGVLDKNCCSIGNTEISLVQSHILYEIDKRNNPSMQEIAEVIGMDITTFSRQIQSLVKMELVNKQQSMNDKRVYVLQLTMQGKAIATSIDNQMNQYLDEVFSFMTDFEKDMVIRSLKLLNSSMAKSTMCCHPVK
- a CDS encoding permease, with protein sequence MWYEVLKSFIWLVIELTALFIIVSFIISLLQGFIRYDKVKGWMKKAPPIVSALIAVLFAFITPFCSCSTIPIVVNLLRNNIRFSTVMIFLFSSPVLDPTILTVMTVLMGWKVALYYTLITTILSIILGFVLEKWGFEKEVKNVIIKNALQEEKGFNLRNTFSEILTLMKTVYPFLIIGAGIGAVIGGVVPTEFVATYLGGENWWLVPLAAIIGIPLYIRLSSMIPISQILIAKGMALGPVMAMMISSAGASLPELSLLNSIFKRKLVFAFVLSVISMSTISGFLFYFI
- a CDS encoding GNAT family N-acetyltransferase — translated: MSVKLEKILQEYWEEIATIYRLGIQSRHATFETSVPDWEKWSSSKDLSSSFVLVDEEVNRVIGWAAISKVSNRRVYQGVGEHSVYLHPDYHRKGYGRFLLEKLIEHSESNGYWTLQSGIFPENIASIQLHKSCGFRSVGIREKIGKLDGEWRDVVLMERRSMKY